From Mesomycoplasma dispar, a single genomic window includes:
- a CDS encoding AAA family ATPase: protein MKLIKIEIEGFKSFAEPVSIKFDGSVVGIIGPNGSGKSNINDAIKWVLGEKSVKQLRGHNMDDVIFAGSKTVSPVDKAMVKLTFNDETREDSAQIFTISRVIKRGQGTNEYFYNDQPVRYKDIRNLAIEAGISKSSLAIISQGTISEIAESTPEQRKQVIEEVAGTAKYKIDKAEAISKLDQTLLGIEKIEIRIKELEKQVKQLEKQANNAKIYLEKSKQLESVEVGLIVSDIKKFQSNLTQVNEELNELKFQEPKFLSEIESNEKIIVDNTQKRVKIEAEISEKNAKINELKEQINSINLAYAKATQLQEMILSSEVSVNFEQKMAALKQKYSQISTQKDNFEKLILENKAKKQEIEAKLNFSRSKKTEIEKTLYNLNSDKIIAQTRISELQKALESMAFLPKGTKVIVENSFLFPGYCGLVSDLIKISEKYTDAIEVALGSTLKQIVVDQPETAVAAINFLKKNYAGSATFIPLSTLKPRFISDLYLNHLDSQKGFIDLASNLIDFDKKYQVLVDFLLGGIIVVDKVESANRIAKFVDHKYVIVTLEGDIIRTSGIISGGHKQKTDSTFSIQYKIDELKNKLNFFEEKIQQFKLQSNQFEQIITRESVLLQQTEMNLNDLEQKFTIAKNELIAIKAENEGLEETINQTDDVDLTISRTLKEKIELENLISVYENENKILISEKQQFDDQINELTILVQQLNQKQRKINADLNQKQNLKDKCEFLLTNLKNNLSQKYNLTFEAAAEKYELEIEIDVAREFVNSLNAEIKALGNINLDAIQDFEQTSERLDKLKKSQNELEVARSKILEVISDLDKIIIAKTQEIVDLVNSEFNLVFQNMFGGGSAKIYFSDKNDILNSGIEISAQPPGKTIKNIRLFSGGEKAIIAISLLFSIIKARPIPLCILDEVEAALDEANVIRYVEFLKQLKQNTQFLIITHRHGTMSRVDQLLGITMQKRGVSSIFSVELSKARELLKDELQ from the coding sequence ATGAAATTAATTAAAATTGAAATTGAAGGTTTTAAATCTTTTGCTGAACCTGTAAGTATTAAATTCGATGGTTCTGTTGTCGGAATAATCGGTCCAAATGGATCCGGAAAATCAAACATAAACGATGCAATTAAATGGGTTTTAGGGGAAAAATCAGTAAAACAACTTCGTGGCCACAATATGGACGATGTCATTTTTGCTGGTTCAAAAACAGTTTCACCTGTCGATAAAGCGATGGTAAAACTAACGTTTAACGATGAAACTCGCGAAGATAGCGCACAAATTTTTACAATTTCGCGAGTTATTAAAAGAGGTCAAGGCACTAACGAATATTTTTATAATGATCAACCAGTTCGGTATAAAGATATTCGTAATTTAGCAATTGAAGCGGGAATTTCGAAGTCATCACTGGCAATTATTTCACAGGGAACAATTTCTGAAATTGCAGAATCAACTCCCGAACAACGAAAACAAGTAATCGAAGAAGTTGCCGGAACCGCTAAATATAAAATTGACAAAGCTGAGGCAATTAGCAAACTTGACCAAACTCTTCTTGGAATTGAAAAAATTGAAATTCGTATAAAAGAGCTTGAAAAACAAGTAAAACAACTTGAAAAACAGGCAAATAATGCAAAAATTTACCTTGAAAAATCAAAGCAATTAGAATCTGTTGAAGTCGGTTTGATTGTTAGTGATATCAAAAAATTTCAATCAAATTTGACTCAAGTAAATGAAGAATTAAATGAACTAAAGTTTCAAGAACCAAAATTTTTAAGTGAAATTGAATCAAACGAGAAAATAATCGTTGACAATACGCAAAAAAGAGTAAAAATTGAAGCTGAAATTAGCGAAAAAAATGCCAAAATTAACGAACTAAAAGAGCAAATTAATTCTATTAATTTAGCTTATGCAAAAGCAACCCAACTTCAGGAAATGATTTTATCAAGCGAAGTTAGTGTCAATTTTGAGCAAAAAATGGCTGCACTTAAACAAAAATACAGTCAAATTTCTACTCAAAAGGATAATTTTGAAAAATTAATACTGGAAAATAAAGCAAAAAAACAAGAAATCGAAGCAAAACTTAATTTCTCCAGAAGCAAAAAAACTGAAATTGAAAAGACACTTTATAATTTAAATTCTGACAAAATAATTGCCCAAACTAGAATTTCCGAGTTGCAAAAAGCACTTGAATCAATGGCTTTTTTGCCAAAAGGAACAAAAGTCATCGTTGAAAACAGTTTTCTTTTTCCTGGATACTGCGGACTTGTTAGTGATTTAATTAAAATTTCTGAAAAATATACAGATGCAATCGAAGTTGCTCTAGGTTCAACTTTGAAACAAATTGTCGTCGATCAACCTGAAACTGCTGTTGCTGCAATTAATTTTTTGAAAAAAAATTATGCTGGAAGTGCAACTTTTATTCCACTTTCAACTTTAAAACCGCGTTTTATTTCCGATTTGTATCTTAATCATTTAGATTCACAAAAAGGTTTCATTGATTTAGCTAGTAATTTAATTGATTTTGATAAAAAATACCAAGTTTTAGTTGATTTTTTACTTGGTGGAATCATTGTTGTTGACAAAGTTGAATCCGCAAACCGAATTGCAAAATTTGTCGATCACAAATACGTTATCGTAACTTTAGAGGGTGATATCATTCGAACTAGCGGGATAATTTCTGGTGGTCATAAACAAAAAACAGATTCAACTTTTTCAATACAGTATAAAATTGATGAACTTAAAAATAAATTGAATTTTTTTGAAGAAAAAATTCAACAATTTAAATTACAATCTAACCAATTTGAGCAAATTATTACGCGAGAAAGCGTGCTTTTGCAACAAACAGAGATGAATCTCAATGATTTAGAGCAAAAATTTACTATTGCAAAAAATGAACTAATTGCAATTAAAGCTGAAAACGAAGGTCTTGAAGAAACTATCAACCAAACAGATGATGTTGATTTGACAATAAGTCGCACTTTGAAGGAAAAAATTGAACTCGAGAATTTAATTTCAGTTTACGAAAATGAGAATAAAATTCTAATCAGTGAGAAACAACAATTTGATGACCAAATTAATGAACTAACAATTTTAGTGCAACAACTTAATCAAAAACAGCGTAAAATCAATGCTGATTTGAATCAAAAGCAAAACCTTAAAGATAAGTGCGAATTTTTACTAACAAATTTAAAAAATAATTTATCACAAAAATATAATTTAACTTTTGAAGCTGCTGCTGAAAAATACGAACTTGAAATTGAAATTGATGTTGCCCGTGAATTTGTAAATAGTTTAAATGCAGAAATTAAAGCCCTTGGAAACATTAATTTAGATGCGATTCAAGATTTTGAACAAACTTCAGAACGTCTTGATAAACTAAAGAAAAGTCAGAACGAACTTGAAGTTGCCAGATCAAAAATTTTGGAAGTAATTTCCGATTTGGATAAAATCATCATTGCAAAAACACAGGAAATTGTCGATCTAGTTAACTCTGAATTTAATTTAGTTTTCCAAAATATGTTCGGCGGCGGAAGTGCGAAAATTTACTTTAGTGACAAAAATGATATTCTAAATTCTGGAATTGAAATAAGTGCGCAACCTCCTGGAAAAACTATTAAAAATATTCGCCTTTTTTCAGGGGGTGAAAAAGCGATTATTGCAATTTCGCTTTTATTTTCAATTATCAAAGCAAGACCGATTCCGCTTTGCATTCTCGATGAAGTTGAAGCCGCACTTGATGAAGCAAATGTCATCCGTTATGTTGAATTTTTAAAACAATTAAAGCAAAACACACAATTTTTAATCATCACCCACCGTCACGGGACGATGTCGCGAGTAGATCAACTTTTAGGAATCACGATGCAAAAACGGGGAGTAAGTTCAATTTTTTCTGTTGAACTCTCAAAAGCACGCGAACTTTTAAAAGACGAACTACAATAA
- the rpmG gene encoding 50S ribosomal protein L33 — translation MPREGLTLRCTDCKMENYITKKNKKTKPEKIEVKKHCHKCNKHTLHREKK, via the coding sequence ATGCCAAGAGAAGGTCTAACTCTAAGATGTACTGATTGCAAAATGGAAAATTATATAACTAAAAAAAACAAAAAAACTAAACCTGAAAAAATTGAAGTAAAAAAACATTGCCACAAATGCAACAAACACACATTGCACCGTGAGAAAAAATAA
- a CDS encoding aminopeptidase P family protein, whose translation MNRKYLDKAFLENNLDVVISFSYQTRFWFTKIAASDGLLFIEKNKAFLFVDGRYIEKAEKDAQNCEVFLTTKANLDDFFQKKSYKKIGIETEYLTVEQLDKIKTWFPKAEFIKLQAQLFRIIKTDEEIANIEKAVQISLDAYSKIFPKIKPGMTEKDVDIELNYQMKLLGAEKESFDSIIATSANSAMPHWRASSAKIANNDLLKIDFGALFNGYCADITRTSYLGEISEKKLEILEIVKKAAEIGRKTVKPGIKASEIDRACRDYINEKGYGQYFVHSTGHGVGIDIHELPVVSLNSETILEPGMVITVEPGIYIPGLGGARIEDVVLVTESGFRTLSRNEKS comes from the coding sequence ATGAACCGTAAATATTTGGATAAAGCATTTTTAGAAAATAATTTAGATGTAGTGATTTCTTTTTCTTATCAAACTCGGTTTTGATTTACAAAAATTGCAGCATCTGATGGTCTTTTATTTATTGAAAAAAATAAAGCATTTTTGTTTGTTGATGGTCGTTATATCGAAAAAGCGGAAAAAGATGCGCAAAACTGTGAAGTTTTTTTAACTACTAAAGCTAATCTTGACGATTTTTTTCAAAAAAAATCTTATAAAAAAATCGGAATTGAAACTGAATATTTAACAGTTGAGCAATTAGACAAAATTAAAACTTGATTTCCTAAAGCTGAATTTATTAAACTTCAAGCTCAACTTTTTCGAATTATTAAAACCGATGAAGAAATTGCCAATATCGAAAAAGCGGTTCAAATTTCCCTTGATGCTTACAGCAAAATATTCCCAAAAATCAAACCTGGAATGACTGAAAAAGACGTTGATATCGAACTAAATTACCAAATGAAGTTACTTGGTGCCGAAAAAGAATCTTTTGATTCAATTATCGCAACTAGTGCAAATTCAGCGATGCCACATTGAAGAGCAAGTTCTGCAAAAATTGCCAATAACGATCTCTTAAAAATCGACTTTGGCGCACTTTTTAACGGATATTGTGCTGATATTACCAGAACTTCTTATCTTGGTGAAATTAGTGAAAAAAAATTAGAAATTCTTGAAATTGTTAAAAAAGCTGCTGAAATTGGAAGAAAAACCGTAAAACCTGGGATAAAAGCATCTGAAATTGACCGTGCTTGCCGCGATTATATTAACGAAAAAGGTTATGGTCAATATTTTGTGCATTCAACTGGACACGGCGTTGGAATCGACATTCACGAATTGCCAGTTGTTAGTTTAAATAGCGAAACAATTTTAGAACCTGGGATGGTAATTACTGTCGAGCCTGGAATTTATATTCCTGGGTTGGGTGGAGCAAGAATTGAAGATGTTGTTTTAGTCACAGAATCAGGTTTTCGCACACTTTCACGCAACGAAAAAAGTTAG
- a CDS encoding LppA-related lipoprotein, whose product MKTNKSKLKISKKIKTVTLTTLVPLFLLSSGCSVVSNVPISEKKPGKTTQPEPKSSESGQKNNLPKNDKQGNQSQNSSDLVKKPEPGNQENQKKQDLTDKNLPNNDQNQKKDNQKPDSKLEKVEPPSKPKKEEKNESFSPPKKGSIPVDKKMEEKNQQNTEKKLVDDFDPYREQKNFDAELAQLKGHLSILPTAFQISKTNLEKNAQTLIYNGNNSLKDLPFNIINPINGLDEEKYKIKLDFSEATSKEKTKNQFPIERVKLVLFSKTNSNISFWKYVSLFYNKIESSFELKAKLPAEFNNIFPSFVAFLLLNKDKNDVISLPFFNDLGFILKDRNFGVGLKNDFVDLKASDSEKDKYEYNFEIVSAQPDDKSGKLKLNLQIWRVAKNSNTDNKEFFPEISTVEITGFAKNSNKEYKFEVAERGKFEQKLSDLELKKKLSENDLNSEFTKNRFLKLLFENLHIRINQNLNMNEKWIEVAKLRADNWLIYPQIQYLNLDSTKFIQNLTLTREDNKINWKFELNTYLLSKNQTLTPQSRDYLLGEKKTHVIQGSFDLEKNKNS is encoded by the coding sequence GTGAAAACAAACAAAAGTAAACTAAAAATTAGTAAAAAGATAAAAACAGTGACACTAACAACTTTAGTGCCATTGTTTTTATTATCTTCAGGTTGCTCTGTGGTTTCAAATGTACCAATTTCTGAAAAAAAACCAGGAAAAACTACCCAACCTGAACCCAAAAGCAGTGAAAGCGGACAAAAGAACAACCTGCCTAAAAATGATAAGCAAGGAAATCAGTCACAAAATTCTAGCGATTTAGTTAAAAAACCCGAACCTGGAAACCAAGAAAATCAGAAAAAACAGGATTTAACAGATAAAAACTTACCAAATAACGATCAAAATCAGAAAAAAGATAACCAAAAACCAGATTCTAAATTAGAAAAAGTCGAACCGCCTTCTAAACCAAAAAAAGAAGAGAAAAACGAAAGTTTTTCACCACCTAAAAAAGGTTCAATTCCTGTTGATAAAAAAATGGAAGAAAAAAATCAACAAAATACAGAAAAAAAACTCGTTGATGATTTCGATCCTTATAGAGAACAAAAAAATTTTGATGCCGAATTAGCACAGTTAAAAGGTCATCTTTCCATTTTGCCAACGGCTTTTCAAATTTCTAAAACTAACCTAGAAAAAAATGCTCAAACATTAATTTATAACGGAAATAATAGTTTAAAAGATTTACCCTTCAATATTATTAACCCTATTAACGGGTTGGATGAAGAAAAATACAAAATTAAATTAGATTTTTCAGAGGCAACAAGCAAAGAAAAGACGAAAAACCAATTTCCGATTGAAAGAGTAAAATTAGTGTTATTTTCAAAAACTAATTCTAATATTAGTTTTTGAAAATATGTTAGTCTTTTTTATAACAAAATAGAAAGTAGTTTTGAATTAAAAGCAAAATTACCCGCTGAATTTAACAATATTTTTCCTTCTTTCGTAGCGTTTCTTCTTTTAAATAAAGACAAAAATGACGTAATTTCATTGCCTTTTTTTAATGATTTAGGTTTTATTCTTAAGGATCGAAATTTTGGAGTTGGGCTTAAAAATGACTTTGTTGACTTAAAGGCTAGCGATTCTGAAAAAGACAAATATGAATACAATTTTGAAATTGTCAGTGCTCAGCCTGATGATAAAAGTGGAAAATTAAAGCTAAATTTACAAATTTGAAGAGTAGCTAAAAACTCAAATACTGATAACAAGGAGTTTTTTCCTGAAATATCAACAGTTGAAATTACAGGATTTGCAAAAAATTCTAATAAAGAGTACAAATTTGAGGTTGCTGAAAGGGGAAAATTTGAGCAAAAATTATCAGATTTAGAGTTAAAAAAGAAACTATCAGAAAATGATCTGAACTCTGAATTTACAAAAAATCGTTTCCTAAAACTTTTATTTGAAAATTTACACATTCGGATTAATCAAAATTTAAATATGAACGAAAAATGAATAGAAGTCGCTAAATTAAGGGCAGATAACTGATTAATTTATCCACAAATTCAATATTTAAATTTAGATTCGACAAAATTTATCCAAAATCTAACTTTAACAAGAGAAGATAATAAAATTAATTGAAAATTTGAATTAAATACTTATTTATTGTCAAAAAATCAAACATTAACCCCCCAAAGTCGTGATTACTTGCTGGGCGAAAAGAAAACTCATGTAATTCAAGGTTCTTTCGATCTTGAAAAAAACAAAAATAGTTAG
- a CDS encoding LppA-related lipoprotein: METMKKKKWMLLFSNFSAIFLLSAGCSVASNVPLSKKEKVENPNNNNNNNENQKPGDSNGEIKNPILSVKPKPDPLPPKAPEKPTEPPEKPDITVEKPKKEKPPAIDDDKKQPVLPDPNKGKTQEKPIDSGKNKEKPKEKPIVKVFNPREEQKKSDIELARLKGHLSTLPNTLYVTNSMQSSYPQTIIYKGKNDYKNFSYVNFVDPIEGLDEAKYDAKLDFSNAKTTGNSNNNKDPIEDVLLVLISKEDLSLRDSKKVKLLYQKGEKKYTLKAKNLPDGFKNIFPSFLAFALLNKDKDDVISLPFFNKLDFILPNQNFGVGLKDAFVEFSSSDNSDEVEKNKYGFDIVSAQPDDENGKLKLNLQLWKIVGNTDVKEFFSKIESVEFSGLAKNSSNVYQIALAKKDLELKLLSDELKKTLLEKDLNDFTKNAFLKELLDKLYVEINADVNNKWVKLSETKSEKWLVFPQIQYVNLDSTQLTNKLELKKEGTKISWSLELESFLLENGQTLTPKGEFLFGNKKIHKITGEFDLNQI; this comes from the coding sequence ATGGAAACAATGAAAAAGAAAAAGTGAATGCTTTTATTTTCTAATTTTTCGGCAATTTTTCTTTTATCAGCCGGATGTTCTGTTGCTTCAAATGTTCCACTATCCAAAAAAGAAAAAGTGGAAAATCCAAATAATAATAATAATAATAATGAAAATCAAAAACCTGGCGATTCTAACGGTGAAATAAAAAACCCAATTTTATCTGTAAAACCTAAACCAGATCCGCTACCACCAAAAGCACCTGAAAAACCTACTGAACCACCTGAAAAACCTGATATTACAGTAGAAAAACCAAAAAAAGAGAAACCGCCTGCGATAGATGATGATAAAAAACAGCCTGTTTTACCCGATCCTAACAAGGGTAAAACCCAAGAAAAACCTATAGATTCTGGAAAAAACAAGGAAAAACCAAAAGAAAAACCTATTGTCAAAGTTTTCAATCCGCGCGAAGAACAAAAGAAATCTGATATCGAATTAGCACGGCTAAAAGGGCATCTTTCCACTTTACCGAATACGCTTTATGTTACAAATTCGATGCAAAGCTCGTATCCGCAAACAATAATTTATAAAGGGAAAAATGATTATAAAAATTTTTCTTATGTTAATTTCGTTGACCCAATTGAAGGTCTTGATGAAGCAAAATATGATGCAAAATTAGATTTTTCGAATGCAAAAACAACAGGAAATAGTAATAACAACAAAGATCCAATCGAAGATGTACTTTTAGTTTTGATATCAAAAGAAGATTTATCGCTTCGTGATTCTAAAAAAGTTAAACTTTTATACCAAAAAGGGGAAAAAAAATACACTTTAAAAGCAAAAAATTTACCGGATGGTTTTAAAAATATTTTTCCGTCATTTTTAGCTTTTGCTTTATTGAATAAAGACAAAGATGACGTGATTTCTTTACCTTTTTTTAATAAATTAGACTTTATTTTACCTAATCAGAATTTTGGCGTTGGATTAAAAGACGCTTTTGTAGAGTTTTCTAGTAGCGATAATTCTGATGAAGTTGAAAAAAACAAATATGGTTTTGATATCGTCAGTGCTCAACCTGATGATGAAAACGGTAAATTAAAACTTAATTTGCAACTTTGGAAAATAGTCGGAAATACTGATGTGAAAGAGTTTTTTTCTAAAATTGAATCTGTTGAATTTTCAGGTTTAGCAAAGAATTCTAGCAATGTTTACCAAATTGCTTTAGCTAAAAAAGATTTAGAACTGAAATTATTAAGTGATGAACTGAAAAAAACATTATTAGAAAAAGATCTAAATGATTTTACAAAAAACGCCTTTTTAAAAGAGTTATTGGATAAATTATATGTAGAAATCAACGCAGATGTCAATAATAAATGAGTTAAATTGAGTGAAACAAAATCGGAAAAATGACTTGTTTTTCCACAAATTCAGTATGTAAACCTAGATTCAACTCAATTAACAAATAAATTAGAACTAAAAAAAGAAGGAACTAAAATTTCTTGAAGTTTAGAATTAGAATCATTTTTACTAGAAAATGGTCAGACTCTAACTCCAAAAGGTGAATTTTTGTTTGGTAACAAAAAAATACATAAAATTACAGGTGAATTTGATTTAAATCAAATATAA
- a CDS encoding P110/LppT family adhesin N-terminal domain: MFKENDKNIKNGKTIISTGFSVTAILTTIVAVPIGLTIFERSYGSQVYGNVDKNQVVNLKTETTFSEEDFINAVNNLKIFDKYKNLSAKTALALAKNPSYSFNFLQAFDFSPITKHRFRVVLNIENASVSGSEVKNVVVFAHSDQLKLTYSKKTDLRGFAATDTSDGNLVNFQIDLAKSNLTVSGSKSANLIASEVAFKVDNDFQTAYKKTRSRSQAFSDALLENGLSYNLVNNLGLPTILEKGYVLAPKTSLNEKAKQEKLVKIGEDENKRVENLLKVQNLVFKNLDDKNGTLSITFELFDKSGKLVQEFDFPITGIKKLEYDVKKAEKDILAKVKEFVQVKPFVQLALVRDKLSLAETIYKSDTNPANLAKVLAKFGKSQTPKAEKTPVSVQEFQDSGQSGTDAGKSSEKPGEKPSDAPKTEPKTPEKSKETEKVEINREDFSSFFNLKSKVIPVSELDSYFIEVNSINFAKNLTKEQTDKLLQDQKVSLEVNFSVKKQLNVQAPYLESEFVKSNYSPVLRTSLSRVGKGNNSKVVLLDLGSFKTNIDVQLDYNENQRKLLSSVLEKDPEKLEKLENLENLNSESSSNFDLLSTTFKFRKNPNEQLLTLEHVKSLVSEVVENAKNGKTFNDVAATLHFLDRGFQPKNSAELENYKKLYASKFDKEESKPKPEAEAAKPKPKPEPETAKPSENSSQTAGNAGNAGTNGSTESSSSSSASTPESATSASSTSSSVSAVATTFQEAKESSPKTSKDDEKEIIKNWSFEGLGVKLWKFLQKSNYSVLGDTNIKYDVLKKNKEQIDVVLSFSPKTGKPSDLQNAQVVFSIKGLDDQPGYDFLRSYNPTVFFDFRKNHERNSTGQIDKISALNRNDAVFLINKSSATSDNNKEKQLLNSVNQDGISVEKAIKIEQKKTAPAENSKDQKNETTVSPSEDSLILKKGVILVAFSVKNVSDGKKHHLFSSNEGLGLFIKKQKMKDNTHKFILGIEPNPKEPNTPPKSSKSTLALISGLEGQTEANSNLFIDDESGSSDKPPETLISLNFGAPRDPDPFRQRNINKTDVDDFDFIKENHLLFLTIIKKDDKYDFWLTSKNAKNPYTQKIASFVDLSVSRSHKKNLNWSNLGPNPQPEQQQQQPPQQQQHQNLSPRKLNAATITFKGFAVYDSTTLVNNHEAVSELTNHFIREFKD, from the coding sequence AAAGAAAATGATAAAAATATAAAAAATGGTAAAACGATTATTTCTACTGGATTTTCAGTTACTGCAATTTTAACAACTATAGTTGCTGTTCCAATCGGACTTACAATTTTTGAAAGATCTTATGGATCTCAAGTTTATGGAAATGTTGATAAAAATCAAGTTGTTAATTTAAAAACAGAGACAACTTTTTCTGAAGAAGATTTTATTAATGCTGTTAATAATTTGAAAATTTTTGATAAATACAAAAATTTATCAGCAAAAACGGCGCTGGCTTTAGCAAAAAACCCTTCGTATTCTTTCAACTTTTTACAGGCTTTTGATTTTTCACCAATAACAAAACACAGATTTCGTGTAGTCTTGAACATCGAAAATGCTTCAGTTTCTGGTTCAGAAGTGAAAAATGTTGTTGTTTTTGCACACTCAGATCAGTTGAAACTGACTTATTCAAAAAAAACTGACCTTAGAGGTTTTGCTGCAACTGATACTTCTGATGGAAATTTAGTTAATTTCCAAATTGACCTTGCAAAGTCAAATTTAACAGTTTCTGGTTCAAAAAGTGCAAATTTAATTGCATCTGAGGTTGCTTTCAAAGTTGATAATGACTTTCAAACTGCTTACAAAAAAACTCGCTCACGTTCACAAGCTTTTTCCGATGCTTTGCTCGAAAATGGTCTAAGTTATAATTTAGTTAATAATTTAGGACTTCCAACAATTTTGGAAAAAGGTTATGTTTTAGCACCAAAAACTTCCCTAAATGAAAAAGCTAAACAAGAAAAACTGGTAAAAATCGGCGAAGATGAAAACAAAAGAGTCGAAAATCTCTTAAAAGTTCAGAATTTAGTTTTCAAAAACCTTGATGACAAAAACGGAACACTTTCAATTACTTTTGAGTTATTTGACAAATCTGGAAAATTAGTCCAAGAATTCGACTTTCCGATCACCGGAATTAAAAAATTAGAATATGATGTTAAAAAAGCTGAAAAAGATATTCTTGCAAAAGTTAAAGAATTTGTCCAAGTCAAACCTTTTGTGCAACTTGCACTAGTTCGCGACAAACTTAGTTTGGCGGAAACTATTTACAAAAGCGATACTAATCCAGCTAATTTAGCTAAAGTTTTAGCGAAATTTGGAAAATCTCAAACACCAAAAGCGGAAAAAACTCCTGTTTCTGTGCAAGAATTCCAAGATTCCGGCCAAAGTGGGACTGATGCAGGTAAAAGTTCTGAAAAACCAGGTGAAAAACCTAGTGATGCACCTAAAACTGAACCAAAAACACCTGAAAAATCAAAGGAAACTGAAAAAGTTGAAATTAACCGTGAAGATTTTTCAAGTTTTTTCAATCTTAAATCCAAAGTCATTCCAGTTTCAGAACTTGATTCTTACTTTATCGAAGTAAATTCAATTAATTTTGCTAAAAATTTAACTAAAGAACAAACAGATAAACTTTTACAAGATCAAAAAGTTTCACTTGAAGTTAATTTTAGCGTTAAAAAACAACTTAACGTGCAAGCACCGTATCTTGAAAGCGAATTTGTTAAATCAAATTATTCTCCAGTTTTAAGAACATCACTTTCAAGAGTTGGAAAGGGTAATAATTCCAAAGTAGTTTTACTTGATTTAGGAAGTTTTAAAACTAATATTGATGTTCAACTTGATTATAACGAAAATCAAAGAAAATTATTGTCATCAGTTTTAGAAAAAGACCCGGAAAAACTAGAAAAATTGGAAAATTTGGAGAATTTGAATAGTGAAAGTTCATCTAATTTTGATTTACTTTCTACAACTTTTAAATTCCGTAAAAATCCAAACGAACAACTTTTAACATTAGAACACGTTAAATCTTTAGTTAGCGAAGTCGTTGAGAACGCTAAAAATGGAAAAACTTTTAACGATGTTGCAGCAACACTTCACTTTTTAGATCGCGGATTCCAACCTAAAAATTCAGCTGAACTTGAAAATTATAAGAAACTTTATGCTTCAAAATTTGATAAAGAAGAATCAAAACCAAAACCTGAAGCAGAAGCAGCAAAACCAAAACCAAAACCTGAACCAGAAACAGCAAAACCTAGTGAAAATTCAAGTCAAACTGCAGGAAATGCTGGAAATGCTGGAACTAATGGTTCAACTGAATCATCTAGTTCTTCTTCTGCCTCCACTCCCGAATCTGCAACTTCAGCTTCATCAACTTCGTCTTCCGTTTCAGCAGTCGCAACAACTTTCCAAGAAGCAAAAGAAAGTTCACCTAAAACCTCTAAAGATGATGAAAAAGAAATTATTAAAAACTGATCTTTTGAAGGTTTAGGGGTTAAACTTTGAAAATTCCTGCAAAAATCAAATTATTCTGTTCTCGGCGATACAAATATCAAATATGATGTCCTTAAGAAAAATAAAGAACAAATTGATGTTGTTCTCAGTTTTTCACCAAAAACTGGAAAACCTTCAGATTTGCAAAATGCACAAGTTGTGTTTTCAATCAAAGGTCTAGATGATCAACCTGGTTATGATTTTTTAAGAAGTTACAATCCAACCGTGTTTTTTGATTTTAGGAAAAATCATGAAAGAAATTCAACTGGTCAGATTGATAAAATTTCTGCATTAAATCGAAATGATGCTGTATTTTTAATTAACAAAAGTTCTGCTACTAGCGATAATAACAAAGAGAAACAGCTTTTAAATTCTGTTAATCAAGATGGAATTAGCGTTGAAAAAGCTATTAAAATTGAACAGAAAAAAACAGCACCAGCAGAAAATAGCAAAGATCAAAAAAATGAAACAACTGTTTCCCCCTCTGAAGATTCTCTAATTCTTAAAAAAGGTGTAATTCTTGTTGCGTTTAGTGTTAAAAATGTTTCCGATGGTAAAAAACATCACTTATTTTCATCAAACGAAGGACTTGGGCTTTTTATTAAAAAACAAAAAATGAAGGACAACACTCACAAGTTCATTTTAGGAATAGAGCCGAATCCAAAAGAACCTAACACACCACCAAAAAGTTCAAAATCAACTTTAGCACTAATTTCTGGTCTTGAGGGGCAAACCGAAGCTAATTCAAATTTATTTATCGATGATGAATCTGGAAGTTCAGATAAACCGCCAGAAACTCTAATCTCATTAAACTTTGGCGCTCCACGCGATCCTGATCCTTTCAGGCAAAGAAACATTAACAAAACCGATGTTGATGATTTTGATTTTATTAAAGAAAATCATTTATTATTCTTAACGATTATTAAAAAAGATGACAAATATGATTTTTGATTAACATCAAAAAATGCAAAAAATCCTTATACCCAAAAAATTGCTTCTTTTGTTGATTTATCAGTTTCACGTAGTCATAAAAAAAATCTTAACTGATCAAATTTAGGACCAAATCCACAACCTGAACAACAACAGCAACAACCTCCACAACAGCAACAACATCAAAACCTATCACCTAGAAAGTTAAACGCTGCCACAATCACATTCAAAGGATTTGCAGTTTATGATTCTACAACTTTAGTTAATAACCACGAAGCAGTTTCTGAATTAACAAATCATTTTATTAGAGAATTTAAAGATTAA